One genomic region from Bacillus aquiflavi encodes:
- a CDS encoding PrkA family serine protein kinase produces MDILKKIEKYREEENKLKWEGTFAEYLQILKQKPWVAQSAHSGVYNMIKDAGIKEKNGHKEYQFFSSQLFGLEDALERLVEEYFHPAAKRLDVRKRILLLMGPVSGGKSTLVTMLKRGLEAYSHTDRGAIYAIKGCPMHEDPLHLIPHHLRDDFYEQYGIRIEGNLSPLNMMRLEKEYNGCIEDVLVERIFFSEDKRVGIGTFSPSDPKSQDIADLTGSIDFSTIAEYGSESDPRAYRFDGELNKANRGMMEFQEMLKCDEKFLWHLLSLTQEGNFKAGRFALISADELIVAHTNETEYRSFIANKKNEALHSRIIVMPIPYNLKVSEEEKIYEKMIAESDVANVHIAPHTLKVAAMFTILTRLKEPKKGDIDIIKKMRLYDGKSVEGYNSADIEELKKEFQDEGMSGIDPRYVINRISSTIIRKEMESINALDVLRSLKEGLDQHPSITNELRERYLIFISLARKEYDNIAKKEVQKAFVYSYEESAKTLMDNYLDNVEAFCNKTKLHDPLTGEEINPDEKLMRSIEEQIGISENAKRAFREEILIRISAFARKGKRFDYNSHDRLREAIQKKLFADLKDVVKITTSTKTPDEQQLKKVNEVVARLIDEYGYNSTSANDLLRYVGSLLNR; encoded by the coding sequence ATGGATATTTTAAAGAAAATTGAAAAGTATAGAGAAGAAGAAAATAAATTAAAGTGGGAAGGTACGTTTGCTGAGTATTTGCAAATTTTAAAACAAAAGCCTTGGGTTGCACAGTCAGCTCATTCAGGGGTATATAATATGATTAAGGACGCTGGAATAAAGGAGAAAAACGGACATAAAGAATATCAATTTTTTAGTAGTCAGCTGTTTGGTTTGGAGGATGCTTTAGAACGTCTCGTTGAGGAATATTTTCATCCAGCAGCGAAGCGTTTAGATGTTCGAAAAAGAATTTTGTTATTGATGGGACCTGTAAGTGGAGGTAAATCAACGCTTGTCACAATGTTAAAGCGAGGCTTAGAAGCGTATTCTCATACGGATAGGGGTGCGATTTATGCGATAAAAGGCTGCCCGATGCATGAAGACCCATTACACCTTATCCCTCATCACTTACGAGATGACTTTTATGAACAATATGGCATTCGCATCGAAGGAAACTTATCCCCATTAAATATGATGAGATTGGAAAAAGAATATAACGGTTGTATTGAAGATGTTTTAGTGGAGAGGATTTTCTTTTCTGAAGATAAAAGGGTTGGGATTGGAACGTTTAGTCCATCCGATCCGAAGTCACAAGACATCGCTGATTTGACAGGAAGCATTGATTTTTCAACAATTGCTGAATATGGCTCAGAATCAGATCCGCGTGCTTATCGCTTCGATGGTGAACTTAATAAAGCAAACCGCGGGATGATGGAATTTCAAGAAATGCTTAAATGTGATGAGAAATTTTTATGGCATTTATTATCCTTAACTCAGGAAGGTAATTTTAAAGCGGGAAGATTTGCGTTAATTTCCGCAGATGAACTAATCGTCGCTCATACAAATGAAACGGAATATCGCTCCTTTATCGCAAATAAGAAAAATGAAGCACTTCATTCACGAATTATTGTCATGCCGATTCCTTACAATTTAAAAGTATCTGAAGAAGAAAAAATATATGAAAAGATGATTGCGGAAAGTGACGTTGCTAATGTTCATATTGCTCCACATACGTTAAAAGTTGCAGCGATGTTTACGATTTTAACACGATTAAAGGAACCGAAAAAAGGCGATATCGATATAATTAAGAAAATGCGTTTATATGATGGGAAAAGTGTAGAAGGTTATAATTCGGCTGATATTGAAGAATTAAAGAAAGAATTTCAAGATGAAGGAATGAGCGGTATTGATCCTCGTTATGTCATTAATCGAATTTCCTCAACAATCATCCGTAAAGAAATGGAGTCAATCAATGCGCTTGATGTGCTTCGCTCGCTTAAAGAAGGACTAGATCAGCATCCGTCAATAACAAATGAGTTGCGTGAACGGTATTTAATTTTCATTTCTTTAGCGCGAAAAGAATACGATAATATTGCTAAAAAAGAAGTTCAGAAGGCATTTGTTTATTCATACGAGGAATCGGCTAAAACTTTAATGGATAATTATTTAGATAACGTTGAAGCATTTTGTAATAAAACAAAGCTCCATGATCCATTAACTGGAGAAGAAATTAATCCAGATGAAAAATTAATGCGATCTATAGAAGAACAAATTGGGATTTCAGAAAATGCAAAAAGAGCATTTAGAGAAGAAATTTTAATTCGCATTTCAGCGTTTGCAAGGAAAGGAAAACGCTTTGACTATAATTCTCATGATCGACTCCGTGAGGCAATTCAGAAAAAGCTCTTTGCTGATTTAAAGGATGTTGTTAAAATTACAACGTCAACGAAAACACCTGACGAACAACAACTGAAAAAAGTAAATGAAGTGGTAGCCCGGCTTATTGATGAGTATGGCTACAATTCAACATCGGCAAATGATCTTCTCCGTTATGTCGGCAGTTTATTAAACCGTTAA